A window of Exiguobacterium sp. FSL W8-0210 genomic DNA:
ATGATGGGTGGAATGACTCATCCCTTCCACATTCATGGAGTCCAATTCAAAGTATTAGAGCGAAACGGACAGAAACTGGATAATCAAGAAGCAGGTCTAAAAGACACTATCGCTATAAAACCAGATGAACGAGTTAAGATTCAGATGACTTTCAAGGAAAAAGGGGTATTCATGTACCATTGCCATATCCTTGAACATGAAGAGAACGGAATGATGGGTCAGTTGAAAGTGGACTAAAAAATAGGTGAATGTTTTCATCTTTTCTTCACAAACTAAGGAAATAGACTTTGTGTAAGTCAAAAAAGACGGAAAATGGAGGTATTTTAGAATGAATACTGGACAACAAGAAATCTTAGGTGCCCTACACAACTGTATAGTGACTTGTAATGAATGCTTTGATGCGTGTTTGAGTGAACATCATGTTTCTTCGATGGCAGAGTGTATACGTCTAGACAGAGATTGTTCTGAAATTTGTAGTCTTTTAGTACAAGCTATTTCTCGAAACAGCAGCAATATTGATGTTCTTGCAAGAAGCTGTGTTGAAATTTGTGAAAGATGTGCCGACGAATGTTCGAAACATGATCATGATCATTGTAAAAAGTGCGCTGAGGCCTGTAATGAATGTGCAAAAGTCTGTCGTAAATTAATTGCTTAAAGCGAAGTGTTAAAAATGAAGGAGCATCTATGTCGCCATGCCGAAAAAGGTATGAGCTAAAAAGCTGATGCTCTTTCATTTATAAGCACTAAGATACTTAGTTATGAAAAAGTTCATAACCCTTATAGACCAGTAGTATGGTGAGAGAAAATAAGGATACATAGAGGATAACGATCAAACTCTTCATAAACACTTTCATGAAAATCAACTCCATTCTATAGGTTGAATTGATTATATAGAAAGTTCGTGAAATTTATGAGGAAATAGACTAACAATCATTTATTATTAAAAAATTTTAATGTAAGAGGTGGTGACTAGGATGGATAAAATATTAATTGTTGATGATGAAATAAGAATGAGGCAATTATTAAGACTCTATCTAGAACCAATAGGATATGAATGTAGTATGGCGAATGATGGGATCGAAGCTTTAGAGAAAGTGAAAAAAGAAACCTTCGATTTGATTTTATTGGATGTAATGATGCCAATGTACGATGGATTCGAAGTATGTAAGAAAATAACGGATTCTCACCCGGAAGTCCCTATCATCATGATAACGGCTCTAAATGATGCTGAATCCATCGTCAAAGGACTAAATGCTGGAGCTACAGATTATGTCACAAAGCCGTTTAACGGGGACGTACTTTTAGCAAGAGTTCGGTCTGTCATGAGAAGGAAAGCAAAAGAACCCGTTATCTACCACGGACTTACGTTCGATGAGAGCAACAATTTAATTTTACTAGATGGCAAGTCGATTGACTTTACACCAAAAGCACATGCATTACTGCGACTATTCCTTCAACATCCTGGAAGGCTGTTCAACAGACTAGAGCTTTATGAATTCGTTTGGTCTTATACGTCAGAATCGGATCCGAGGACAGTTGATTCTCATATTAAGATGATTAGAGAAAAGTTAAGAGAGTTAGATTACCCGATCGATAGGCATCTGAAAACAATTTGGGGGAGAGGATATCGTTGGAGTGAGGATGAAACGAAATGACACTCTTGCTATAGGAGCAAAAGTGTCATCATAAAAATCATAAGGGAGTCGGTGTCGGCTTCGAGTATCCATCTTTATATGAAGAATCGATTGCAGAACGAATATCTTTAACCGATTCTCCGTCCCGTTGCTTCAAAATAGACTTTACAGCAATCTCGAGACAGGTGCTGCATGTCGTTCCGTGACTTGTCCATTTCACCGATCCATTCGTCGCGTTTTCTTCTATAAAGCAATCATAATTATTTTTATGATTGACTGTTTCACCGCAACCGCAATAGCAAGGTATTTTCTCTAGTAGTTTACGATTTTTCCCTACAGCTTGATAAACATTTCGTACATCTTCAGGTTGAGTTTTTAAAAACGTAGGAAGTATCAACGATGATGATGTTTCTTCAATCTTGTCATCGCTCATATGTTTCGCATGATCTACCTCCTTTGAATGATTGGGAGTAGAAGACTTCATCGGGGATTGAGCACAGCCGACCGCAATCAGGGATAGGCTAATAAGACTTACGCTTTTTAAGAGTATGTTAAGTTTCACGATTGGATTCTCCTTAGAGATAATTTTGTAGGTGCATAAAACAAAGCTTTTTAATTGCGTTTTTTGTATTAGCTCATTTGTCTGTTCACGATAGTACCTATTCGTTCATTTGACCATAGTCTTCATTAGTTCAGTTAATTCATGAATTGTCATCAATCATTTGATGTCTACCTCGAACTTGTCCTTTAATTCTTTTTAAAGTTTCAGTACTTGTGATTTTGGCGCTAAATAGTCCTATTCAAACAAATGGTCTCATTTTTTAAAATATATCCTATACTTGTATGATAATTTTTATTTTTTAGTGTGTCAAAATACATTTTATATTTATATATATAAGTTTAACTGGAAGTAAAAACGAGATGTAGCTCTATATAGTCATGATCTCTCTATATACACCATACAGGTGTATAATACGTAAAAGGAGGTTTTCTTATGGATCACCATATCCATCACGAACATACTCATCATGAAGACCAACAAATGAGTGCTTCACATCATGAACATGAAGGAATGATCGGAGACTTCAAGAAAAGATTTCTCGTATCGTTAATGTTGACCATTCCAATCCTGCTACTTTCCAAAATGATTCAAGAATGGTCGGGTATCAACATTAGCTTTCCATATGACGACGTTGTTTTGCTTTTGCTATCCACAATTGTCTACTTCTACGGTGGATGGCCGTTCTTAAAAGGTAGCTTAGACGAAATGAAACAAAAAAATCCGGGGATGATGATGTTGATCGCTTTAGCGATTAGTGTTGCATACTTTTATAGTGTGGGCATCATCTTAGGTCTAGGAGAGGGACATGACTTTTTCTGGGAGTTAGCAACGCTCATAGATATTATGCTTTTAGGACATTGGATTGAAATGAAGTCAATCATGGGCGCGTCTAACGCGCTACAAGAATTAGTCAAATTGTTACCCAGTATTGCGCATCGAATTGATGATGAAAAAATAGAAGATATTGCGGTGTCGGAATTACAGACTGGTGACGTGATTCTGATCAAACCTGGGGAGCAAGTTCCAGTTGACGGTAAGATAATAAAAGGAGCAACAACAGTTGATGAATCGATGCTAACAGGTGAATCTCTTCCCATCGAAAAGAAAATGGACGACAACGTAATTGCTGGCTCCATTAATCAAGAAGGAAGCTTGACTGTTGAAACGAAAAATACAGGTGAAGGCACGTATTTATCGAAAGTGATCGAATTAGTCAGCGAAGCGCAGGCATCTAAATCTAAAACACAAAATTTAGCGAATCGTGCAGCAAAAATTCTCTTCTATGTCGCTGTTTTTGCCGGTGTGTTGACATTTATCATTTGGCTTGCATTAGGATATCCGCTCAGCATTGCTATCGAACGTATGGTGACTGTCATGGTTATTTCGTGTCCCCATGCACTAGGACTTGCAGCGCCATTGGTCGTCTCTGTCTCGACGGCGCTGTCTGCTAAGAAAGGTTTATTGATTCGAAATAGGACGCAGTTTGAAGAGGCACGGAAATTAGACGCCATTATTTTTGATAAGACAGGTACTTTGACGCAAGGTAATTTTGGTGTGACGGATTTGATGCCGGTTGATGAAATTTCCTCAAACGAACTACTTCGTCTAGCAGCGGGAGTCGAACGTTCATCACAACATCCTCTTGCTAAAGGTGTAGTAAAAAGAGCAGAAGAGCTACAACTATCACTTCCATCGATTGAAGATTTTATGTCTATTACAGGAGTCGGATTGGAAGGGAAAGTAGAGGGTACGTTAATTCGTGTAGTGAGTCCTCGATATATTCGTCAAGAAAAAATAACGGTTGATGAGCTCGCTTTTGAAAAATTATCTGAAGAAGGAAAGACTGTCATATTTGTATTGAAAAACAAGCAATTACTAGGAATGATTGCACTTGCTGATTTAGTAAGAGAAGAAGCGAAAGAGACTGTGACTGCTCTTAAAAATAAAGGCATAAATTCAATCATGCTCACTGGTGACAATAAAAAGGTTGCACATTGGGTTGCCAAACAGTTGGGTATTGACGAAGTTCATGCAGAAGTTTTACCTGATGATAAATCAAGACAAGTAAAGAACATTCAATTGGAAGGTAGGAAAGTAGCCATGGTGGGTGATGGCATTAATGATGCACCCGCACTGGCACAAGCTGACGTAGGGATTGCGATTGGTAGTGGAACCGACGTGGCAGTCGAAACCGCTGATATCGTACTGGTCAGAAGTAATCCGAAAGATGTTCTCTCTATCCTTGAACTTTCCCGAAGCACTTATAACAAAATGATTCAAAACCTATGGTGGGCAGCTGGTTATAATATTATAACAATACCACTAGCAGCCGGCGTTCTAGCTCCCTATGGTGTGATCTTATCCCCAGCCATTGGGGCAGTACTAATGAGTCTTAGCACCGTCATTGTTGCTGTAAATGCTAGAACGTTAAAAATATGAAATCATTTGAAGTGATTTCAGAACTTATTAGTAGCCAAGCACTGGATTTAATCGCGTGTAAAAAGTCTATGAGTATTCGAAGACTTTTTACACGCGATTTTAATTTTATTAGAATATATGATGATGATTTATATAAAGAACAAATTTTTATTGCAATCATTATATAAAACGGTCGTTAAACAGACATATTCAAAAACTCATATGCTTACTTGTATATGAGCAATAGATGCCTTATTTATAAATGTCACGACGATGACCGATTTCAAGAATTAAGATCACGACTTTTTCATCCTGGATGTCAGCAATCAGACGATAGTCACCGATGCGATACCGCCATTCACCAGAACGATTCGAGACCAGTCCTTTCCCATGACGACGCGGATCATCCGTCCCGACCAGATTCTTCTTGATCCAGGACATGATGATCCGCGCTTGTTGTGGGTCCATCTTCTTGAGAGACTTTTGAGCTCCGCGCTCAAACTCTACCGAATATGCCGTCATTCTAAATCAAGTTCCTTCATCATGTCGTCGAAAGATATCGCTTCTGATTTTTTACGGTGTGCTGCCATGGAATCATGATAGAGTTGCAAATCGATTTCGTCTTCGATACGGTCGAGGAAGGCATCGCGAACGAGTGTAGAAATCGTGATGTTCTTTGCCTTCGCATATTCCTTGATAAGTCGTGTATCCTGATCATCCAGACGTACGGAAATGGTACTCATGATTATCAGCTCCCTTGTAATACATTGTAATACATTGTAATACATATTAAGCTTTTAGTACATAGGATTGGGCGATAATCCTAAATAAAGATTCTTTGAAGTGCTAAAATTCGACTTGTAAATATCCTAGATGAGTACGATTGAATCTAAAAAAGTGAATGAAATTATATTCAAATTAAAGTAAACATAGTCATTCCTCTTCAATTTGACCATGTTTAGGAAGGTGATGATCATGATAATTCCTTACATTCTCCTCGTTTGCGAAAACCGGATATGCATCCAAATGCTGCCCGTATCGGTTACAAGAAAACAAAAAGTGTTTTAAATTGAAGAAAGATCAAGGTACAGATCTGTTTAAGCATCTGTATTATTTTGTCGATTGGCGTCATCCTATTTTGTTCATTGACTGTCAGACACTATGGTTACGTCTGTGTCTTAAGTGGTCTGTTTATACTATACGCGGTCAGCACAACATGGTGAGATCTAGAAAAAGTTAGAAAGCAAGTTAATGGGAGCTCAAATCATGATTCAATTAGTCAAACAAGTCGACGATCATGTGTATCACATCGTCTTTCACCAAGAAGGGCGTACTTTATTCTGCCGGGAAGGAATTGCCCGAAAAGAGCAGGCGATTGATAGCGAGGACATGATGGAAACGAATGAGGAGTCCGCGACGAAGCGGATCGTCTTCAAAAGTCCCTTGCGCGCGTATCGTCAGAAAAAAGCATGGGTACGTGAAAAATTAGACGATGGATACATACGATCACCTTTTGCTCTGTCTGAAGTGATGGATTTTCGTTCAGATCGACGGATCATAAAGTTGCGCATTTTAAGCGCTTTACTCGTCCTATTGAGTGGATTACTGACGCTGACCGATATCTTACCGATTCCGGGATACATAACACTCGTCGTTCTGATGCTTTTCTGGCCGATGCATCTCGAAGGGAAATCCGCGCATGTTCGCATGTATCGATGGTCAGGAGCACTTTTCATGTTCGCATTAGCCGGCTCATCGAAAAACTATTTATCACCGATCAATCTCTCGATTAACGGAGCAGTCTGTCTCGTTTCAGGGTTCATTCTCCTGTTGTATGCGTCAGAACAATTACAGGAACTTGCGACGAAAGGAATCATATATCATGACGAATCAAAAAGCCAAGGTGATTGAACTCAAACGCGACAATGGTCAAACGACCGATTACTGGGTCAGTTACTGGATGGGGCGTACGCTCTATCAGGTATCCGTGCAAGAACAAGCGGATGGTCAAACGGATGAAGGGGAGGTTGTCAAAGAACGTTTTCCGTTCTATTTCGGAATGAAAAAGCGGATGCTCGAGTTAGCAGAAGAGAAAGAAGCACTTGGTTTTAGACCGTTGACCGAAGAGGAAAAAGCAACGCCTGTCATCGAGGAAGAAGAACCGACGCTCGATCCTGCTTTCTTTAAGCCAGCTATTCGTTATGCCTGGTGGATGCTTGGTCTTGGAATCCTCCTGTTTCTCCTGCCTTCACCGATCCTAAACGGACTCGCGTTCGGACTCGGCTTATTCGTCTGGTATGAGACGTTTGGACAAGCCGGAATACCGCGCAACTATCAGAGATATTTCCACGGGATGCTCGCGGGATTGACGATTTTACAGGTTTTATCTGCGATTGAGTTGGAACGATTTGCTCAACCGTATTATGCGACGATCTGTGTGATATCAGCAATTGTGTTGGTTCTTCTAGTCGTACAGCACCGATTGAAAGAAACCGATCAAATCGGTCAGGAGGAAAGTATTCGGGTTAGGAAAATAAAGGACTATCCGGATGACTTAGATCTTTAAAAACTCATTTGCTCAACTTTCGGAAGTCTGGAACACTTCAGGATACTGTAAAATATAGGCATCACTTAAATCATTTTAGTCAGTCTATTGTAAGAAACATATGGATGTCATACCAAATGATCAATATATTTTAGAACTGATCTTACTTGTCTGGGCGATTGGTGCACTCGTCATCATCATTACGCAAGCGCGAAACACATTTGGTGTTTAATCCTTTGTGGAGATATTTTTGATTCTTGAGATTTTATTACTTGTTGTTCTTTTGATTGCCAAATGCAAAAAAATAATGGTCTCTTAAGTAGTAAAGGAAGGTCAGTTAACACTCATACATAAAGATTTAGTTAACATAATGAAGTAGGAGACAGTATGATCCGTTTCCTACTTTTTTTGTAATTATGCAATCGATTGCATTCGTATTCTTATTTAACATCCAGGAAAAGGAATCATATTTCTTGCAAAAAACTAGTTTTTATTTCTTAGGATTTATGTAAAAATAGAAAACAATAAACTGAGAGAATTTTTTGAAAAGTGAGCGATCAGATCATTCATCGTTTTGGAATGAGAGAGAGAAGTCCTCATTTTTCGAATTCTAATATCTTATTTTTTGAAAGCCTGGAGGGGAATGTATGAAATTGTTGAAGATGTGGAACCAAATCAGTTTAGTGAAACAAATCGCGATTGGCTTGATCGTGGGTATTATTTTAGCCGTCACGATTCCTGAAGTGGCGAAATCCTTGACCATTTTTGGGACTTTATTTATTTCTTCTCTGAAGGCAGTCGCGCCGATCTTGGTCTTTTTCTTAGTTATGGCATCAATCGTGCAGCATAAAAAAGGACAGCAGACGAATATGAAATCGATCATTTTCTTGTATCTGCTCGGGACGTTCTTAGCGGGAGCCATTGCGGTCATCGTCAGTTTCCTTTTCCCAGTGAACATTCGATTGACAGAAGGTGCGGAACAATTGGCTGCTCCGGGGAACACGGTTGAAGTTCTTCAAAAACTCGTCTTGAATATGGTCGATAATCCAGTCAATGCGCTCATACAAGCGAACTACATTGGCATTCTGACTTGGGCGATCGTGTTAGGAATCGCTTTAAAAAATGCGTCCGATACGACGAAGACATTTATCTCGAATTTTTCTGACGCCATTGCGAAAATGGTCGGATGGGTCATCAAACTTGCTCCTCTTGGTATCATGGGAATCGTCATTGGCTCTGTTACGGAAAACGGTCTTTCTTCATTGCTCGATTACGGGAATTTATTATTGGTATTGATTGGCACGATGCTTGTCGTAGCACTCATTGTTAATCCTCTCATCGTGTTCATCAACGTTCGTCAGAATCCATATCCACTCGTCTTCAAATGTATCCGGGAGAGTGGGATTACCGCTTTCTTCACACGAAGCTCAGCTGCAAACATTCCGGTCAACATGGAATTATGTAAGAAACTTGACCTCGATAAAGAGACGTACGGGATCTCGATTCCACTCGGTGCCACGATCAATATGGCGGGAGCGGCCATCACGATTTCCGTCTTAACGTTAGCAGCGGTTCATACGCTCGGTATCCCAGTCGACCTTCCGACAGCTATCATCTTGAGTGTTCTCGCTGCCGTTTGTGCATGTGGCGCATCCGGTGTCGCTGGTGGTTCGCTCCTTTTGATTCCGCTTGCATGTAGTTTATTCGGGATTCCGAATGACATTGCGATGCAAGTCGTAGCAGCGGGTGTTCTAGTCAGTGTGTTACAAGATTCGTTTGAGACAGCACTCAACTCGTCGACAGATGTCTTGTTCACTGCGACAGCTGAATATCGAAAACGGTTGAAAGAAGGCGAACACCTCTCGATTAATCGTCAATCGATGAATGAGGAAGTAGCAGAAAAAGTCGTTAACGGCTGATCAGATTCGCTATTATCTTAATAAGAAAAGGCATCCCAGTTGAGGATGCCTTTTCTTATAGACAACTCTCGTTTCGTGATTGAAATAAGGGGTTTTTACAAGTTGTAATCCATTTAACCTTCTCCTAAAGCAACGTATTTTTTTAATTTCCCTTTAAAACTCACCAAAAGAATTTCATTCCTTTCTTTCGTAGAGTATATGACAGTACCCTTTGAGAGCTTCGTAGCAGTTCCATTATCAAAATCGTATTGATCAGAACTCATTTTCTTGATTTCTCCGACTTTTTTTACTCTTAGTGACTTCTGTTTTCTCTGCCCATTTTACATCTGATTTGTAGATCGTATCATTTAGTTGAAAAATGTCAGCAGTAGAATCTTCTCCTAATACGTCTAGTGCTGTCGGTTTTTCACTTGTATGTTGCATTTTCACTTCATTACTACAAGCAGCTAACGGCCATACAGTTATAATTGAGAGAGCGCATAACAAAACGATTCTTTTCATGACATAACCTCTTTCCCGTTTTTGTATGTTACTCCATGTCGACCATTTAACAACGGACTATCGGTAAAACAGGTCACAGGTTTCTGTTGTTCCATTCGTTTTAAATCCTGTCCGATGTATGCCCATCTGCTCACAAAACAGTCGAAGTGGGGCTCACCCGTGACACGCGCGTTTCAGGAAATCGTCCTCGACCAATTCACGAAGTCAAAGTGAATCGAGTATCTCGACCCAGACTTGATAATAGATTTCTTCATCGAGGTGAACCGTTGCCGAACGTACACGATAATCTGAGTTTTCCGCTAGATAAAAAACAAGAATCGATGCGACTTTAAAGTCAGGGGTGCAATAACCGGTGATTGAACGACCATGGATCTCATTCGTGATCGACTCCGCCCAGACTTCGGCTTCACGGAATGTCTCGAACTGAAGCATCTCTTCCTTCCAACGAATCGACATCTTTATGTCCTCCTCTACTGTAGTTAATGTTATTATATGGAAGAAATAGTATGTTGTTCAAGGGGGGAACGTCAGACATGAGTCGTTTTGGAATGCATCGGGAAGTAATCAATCCGCCGTTCGGTGCTGCCTTCATCGGTTATCACCGAGAAGTCGGTATTGCAAGCATACACGATCCGTTATATGTCACAGCGAGCATCTTTGAGAGCGAGCAGACGACATCGATTTTTGTCAGCATCGATAACATCGGTTTGCTCGTCGCAGATACCAATACCATCGTGAAGGCATCGCGGACCGGCTAGACGTCTCAAAGAAACAGATCACGGTCGTTTACACGCATACACATTCAGGCCCAGCGACAGCGGGAACTGAACCGTTGACCGTTGCCTACAAAACGATCTTGACGCAACAAGCGATTGTATCTGCTGTTAAGGCGAGTGAAACGATGCAACCGGTCGAGATGGGTTGGGGTGTGAAGCAAGGGAAACTCGGCGTCAACCGACGAGAAAAAATAAATGGTCACGCGGTGATGGGGTCGGATCCGCTTGGGGTGACGGATGACCGAATCGGGACACTATTGGTTCGCCGTGCCGATGATGCGTGTCTCGTCGGAGCCTTCGTTTTCTGTACAGCGCATCCGAACGTCTTGAAATCAGACAGTGTCGTCTTATCCGGTGATTATCCGGGTGTCGCTCGAACGATACTCGAACAGGCACTCGGCTGTCCAGTCGTGATCGTCCAGGGGGCGACGGGAAACG
This region includes:
- the sstT gene encoding serine/threonine transporter SstT, giving the protein MKLLKMWNQISLVKQIAIGLIVGIILAVTIPEVAKSLTIFGTLFISSLKAVAPILVFFLVMASIVQHKKGQQTNMKSIIFLYLLGTFLAGAIAVIVSFLFPVNIRLTEGAEQLAAPGNTVEVLQKLVLNMVDNPVNALIQANYIGILTWAIVLGIALKNASDTTKTFISNFSDAIAKMVGWVIKLAPLGIMGIVIGSVTENGLSSLLDYGNLLLVLIGTMLVVALIVNPLIVFINVRQNPYPLVFKCIRESGITAFFTRSSAANIPVNMELCKKLDLDKETYGISIPLGATINMAGAAITISVLTLAAVHTLGIPVDLPTAIILSVLAAVCACGASGVAGGSLLLIPLACSLFGIPNDIAMQVVAAGVLVSVLQDSFETALNSSTDVLFTATAEYRKRLKEGEHLSINRQSMNEEVAEKVVNG
- a CDS encoding PCYCGC motif-containing (lipo)protein gives rise to the protein MKLNILLKSVSLISLSLIAVGCAQSPMKSSTPNHSKEVDHAKHMSDDKIEETSSSLILPTFLKTQPEDVRNVYQAVGKNRKLLEKIPCYCGCGETVNHKNNYDCFIEENATNGSVKWTSHGTTCSTCLEIAVKSILKQRDGESVKDIRSAIDSSYKDGYSKPTPTPL
- a CDS encoding heavy metal translocating P-type ATPase, which encodes MDHHIHHEHTHHEDQQMSASHHEHEGMIGDFKKRFLVSLMLTIPILLLSKMIQEWSGINISFPYDDVVLLLLSTIVYFYGGWPFLKGSLDEMKQKNPGMMMLIALAISVAYFYSVGIILGLGEGHDFFWELATLIDIMLLGHWIEMKSIMGASNALQELVKLLPSIAHRIDDEKIEDIAVSELQTGDVILIKPGEQVPVDGKIIKGATTVDESMLTGESLPIEKKMDDNVIAGSINQEGSLTVETKNTGEGTYLSKVIELVSEAQASKSKTQNLANRAAKILFYVAVFAGVLTFIIWLALGYPLSIAIERMVTVMVISCPHALGLAAPLVVSVSTALSAKKGLLIRNRTQFEEARKLDAIIFDKTGTLTQGNFGVTDLMPVDEISSNELLRLAAGVERSSQHPLAKGVVKRAEELQLSLPSIEDFMSITGVGLEGKVEGTLIRVVSPRYIRQEKITVDELAFEKLSEEGKTVIFVLKNKQLLGMIALADLVREEAKETVTALKNKGINSIMLTGDNKKVAHWVAKQLGIDEVHAEVLPDDKSRQVKNIQLEGRKVAMVGDGINDAPALAQADVGIAIGSGTDVAVETADIVLVRSNPKDVLSILELSRSTYNKMIQNLWWAAGYNIITIPLAAGVLAPYGVILSPAIGAVLMSLSTVIVAVNARTLKI
- a CDS encoding type II toxin-antitoxin system RelE family toxin is translated as MTAYSVEFERGAQKSLKKMDPQQARIIMSWIKKNLVGTDDPRRHGKGLVSNRSGEWRYRIGDYRLIADIQDEKVVILILEIGHRRDIYK
- the relB gene encoding type II toxin-antitoxin system RelB family antitoxin, with the translated sequence MSTISVRLDDQDTRLIKEYAKAKNITISTLVRDAFLDRIEDEIDLQLYHDSMAAHRKKSEAISFDDMMKELDLE
- a CDS encoding four-helix bundle copper-binding protein, encoding MNTGQQEILGALHNCIVTCNECFDACLSEHHVSSMAECIRLDRDCSEICSLLVQAISRNSSNIDVLARSCVEICERCADECSKHDHDHCKKCAEACNECAKVCRKLIA
- a CDS encoding response regulator transcription factor, whose protein sequence is MDKILIVDDEIRMRQLLRLYLEPIGYECSMANDGIEALEKVKKETFDLILLDVMMPMYDGFEVCKKITDSHPEVPIIMITALNDAESIVKGLNAGATDYVTKPFNGDVLLARVRSVMRRKAKEPVIYHGLTFDESNNLILLDGKSIDFTPKAHALLRLFLQHPGRLFNRLELYEFVWSYTSESDPRTVDSHIKMIREKLRELDYPIDRHLKTIWGRGYRWSEDETK